From the Mangifera indica cultivar Alphonso chromosome 10, CATAS_Mindica_2.1, whole genome shotgun sequence genome, one window contains:
- the LOC123228090 gene encoding SAC3 family protein A-like isoform X2, which produces MMNQGGNTQTVALLDPNLVENRYIVDTSQSHTSYLPSTTGSGAVSWNAHGVDGGATENGVLLNSTFHHEQHTEPLVRDVQDGVNVTSAVSSSSLGTTAVSEHSGYTPFPNSSDPYSFGNTGYPGYYSSYQQQLNHSYSQPVGAYQNTGAPCQPISSFPNSGSYAGLTSYSGTYYHPGDYQKTGSYPSSSYESQMNSWNESNYANYNPHQYSNYSADASGAYNSGTAATPSLQYPQQYKQWTDYYDPTEVTCAPGTENMPVATTSNQVPTVPVVTAGYPTTNGLPPTTYPLPWQQDYSSSQMPPLQPTAPINGSHDSYWKHGAPIIQNHHISHLQPQFQKPMDSKTPYDNFQEQQKVACPQGPNSSCPTAQQTLQSLQSPPIQTPFLDNQRASKLQIPTNPRIASNLAIGLQKTNKDSTIAPTAAKPAYVCISMPKPNEKVLSHDTADSILKPGMFPKSLRGYVERALGRCKDDTEMAACQAVMKEIISKATTDGTLYTRDWDTEPLFPLPNEEMLHKDGMQSSTSVSALPKYKRSPSRRTKSRWEPLPDENSVSKLASLCNDTVKFSGWTNSNEKDKKPLSGNMSKENGLNNIKFLLSEHKSANKSSQRPVKRQRLAADGFNGPDNGDASSDSDKEQSLRRYYSGAITLANSPEERMRRENRSRRFEKGQGNRAETNHIKPRNAGAGSLYVRRASALVISKNYEDSGSRAVEDIDWDALTVKGTCQEIEKRYLRLTSAPDPSTVRPEEVLEKALRMIQNSQKNYLYKCDQLKSIRQDLTVQRIRNHLTVRVYETHARLAIEYGDLPEYNQSQSQLKILYAEGIEGCHLEFSAYNLLCVILHSNNKRELLSGMSRLSNVAKEDEVVKHALSVRSAVTSGNYVLFFRLYKTAPNLNSCFMDLYADKMRFKALSCMSRSYRPTVPVSYIAQVLGFTSVTQTNEGCNEKDSDGVEECVEWLKAHGASVVADNNGDLQLDAKASSSSLFMPEPEDAVSHGDSNLAVNDFLTRASSLTS; this is translated from the exons ATGATGAATCAGGGAGGCAATACTCAGACCGTCGCTTTACTTGACCCTAATTTGGTGGag aaCCGATATATTGTTGATACTAGCCAATCACATACGTCATATCTTCCCTCAACAACTGGATCTGGAGCTGTTTCATGGAATGCACATGGTGTGGATGGTGGCGCCACAGAGAATGGAGTTCTTCTGAATTCCACTTTTCACCATGAGCAGCATACAGAACCACTTGTAAGGGATGTTCAAGATGGAGTAAATGTGACATCTGCAGTGAGTTCATCAAGTTTAGGAACAACTGCTGTATCTGAACACAGTGGCTATACTCCATTCCCAAATTCTAGTGATCCATACAGTTTTGGAAACACAGGATACCCTGGTTACTATAGCAGCTATCAGCAGCAACTTAACCATTCGTACTCTCAACCTGTTGGAGCATATCAAAACACAGGTGCTCCTTGTCAGCCTATTTCTTCGTTTCCAAATTCAGGGTCTTATGCTGGGCTTACAAGTTATTCAGGCACTTATTACCATCCTGGTGATTATCAGAAAACTGGAAGTTACCCAAGCAGCAGTTACGAGAGTCAGATGAACTCGTGGAATGAAAGCAATTACGCAAATTATAATCCACATCAGTACTCAAACTACTCTGCAGATGCAAGTGGCGCTTACAATTCTGGTACTGCAGCCACACCTTCACTGCAATATCCACAACAGTACAAGCAATGGACAGATTATTATGATCCTACAGAAGTTACTTGTGCTCCAGGGACAGAGAATATGCCTGTTGCTACTACATCTAACCAGGTGCCTACTGTTCCTGTTGTTACTGCTGGTTACCCAACCACAAATGGCCTGCCTCCCACAACTTACCCTTTGCCCTGGCAACAGGATTACAGTTCATCACAAATGCCTCCATTGCAG CCTACTGCACCAATCAATGGTTCTCATGATAGTTACTGGAAACATGGGGCTCCAATTATCCAAAATCACCATATCAGTCATTTGCAGCCGCAGTTCCAAAAGCCTATGGATTCCAAAACTCCTTATGATAATTTTCAGGAGCAACAGAAAGTTGCATGTCCTCAAGGACCCAATTCGTCATGTCCCACTGCGCAACAAACACTTCAAAGTCTTCAATCACCACCTATACAGACACCTTTTCTAGATAATCAAAGAGCAAGCAAATTGCAGATTCCTACAAATCCTAGAATTGCTTCAAATTTGGCCATTGGTTTACAGAAAACTAACAAGGATAGCACCATAGCCCCTACTGCGGCAAAACCTGCTTATGTCTGCATTTCAATGCCAAAGCCAAATGAAAAAGTTTTGTCTCATGATACTGCTGATTCAATACTCAAG CCTGGTATGTTCCCTAAGTCACTACGGGGTTATGTTGAAAGAGCCTTGGGTCGATGTAAAGATGATACAGAGATGGCAGCTTGTCAAGCTGTCATGAAGGAG aTAATTTCTAAGGCAACAACTGATGGTACACTATACACACGGGATTGGGATACCGAGCCTCTTTTCCCTTTACCCAATGAAGAAATGCTCCATAAAGA CGGTATGCAGAGTTCAACTTCTGTTTCTGCATTACCAAAGTATAAGAGGAGTCCAAGTAGACGAACCAAAAGTAGATGGGAACCTCTACCAGATGAAAATTCAGTTAGCAAGTTAGCTTCTCTCTGTAATGATACTGTAAAATTTAGTGGTTGGACTAATTCCAATGAAAAGGATAAAAAG CCTTTAAGTGGGAATATGAGCAAGGAGAATGgcttgaataatattaaatttcttttgtCAGAGCATAAATCAGCAAATAAAAGTTCCCAGAGGCCAGTTAAGAGGCAGCGTCTTGCTGCTGATGGTTTTAATGGTCCAGATAATGGTGATGCATCAAGTGATAGTGATAAGGAACAAAGTTTGAGAAGATATTATTCTGGTGCTATAACACTGGCTAATTCACCTGAGGAGAGAATGAGACGTGAAAATCGTTCCAGGCGTTTTGAAAAGGGCCAAGGAAATCGAGCAGAAACTAATCACATAAAGCCTAGAAATGCTGGTGCTGGAAGCTTGTATGTGCGGAGGGCTAGTGCCTTGGTGATTAGCAAAAACTATGAAGATAGTGGCAGCAGGGCTGTGGAAGACATTGATTGGGATGCTTTAACTGTTAAGGGGACCTGCCAGGAAATTGAGAAACGTTATCTGCGACTCACTTCTGCACCTGATCCTTCTACT GTAAGGCCAGAAGAAGTGTTGGAAAAAGCTCTTCGTATGATTCAGAATTCACAGAAGAACTACCTTTACAAATGTGATCAGTTGAAGTCTATTCGTCAAGATCTAACTGTACAACGGATACGCAATCATCTAACAGTTAGG GTTTATGAAACTCATGCTCGATTGGCAATAGAATATGGTGATTTGCCCGAGTATAATCAG TCCCAGTCTCAGTTGAAAATCCTTTATGCTGAAGGAATTGAGGGATGCCATTTGGAATTTTCTGCCTACAACTTACTTTGTGTTATCTTGCACTCTAACAACAAGAGGGAGCTTTTATCAGGGATGTCAAG ATTATCAAATGTGGCAAAGGAGGACGAAGTAGTTAAACATGCCCTTTCAGTTCGTTCAGCTGTTACTTCTGGAAATTATGTTTTGTTCTTCAGATTATACAAGACAGCACCTAACTTGAACTCTTGCTTTATGG ATCTTTATGCAGACAAGATGCGTTTTAAGGCTTTAAGCTGCATGTCTCGATCATATCGTCCTACAGTACCTGTATCATACATAGCCCAGGTCCTGGGCTTCACTAGTGTCACCCAGACAAATGAAGGATGTAATGAAAAAGACTCAGATGGAGTAGAGGAGTGTGTGGAGTGGCTGAAGGCACACGGTGCATCTGTTGTTGCAGATAATAATGGGGACTTGCAACTTGATGCAAAG GCTTCATCATCTTCCCTATTCATGCCAGAACCAGAAGATGCTGTGTCCCATGGAGATAGTAATCTTGCAGTTAATGATTTTCTAACAAGGGCATCCTCATTGACAAGTTGA
- the LOC123228090 gene encoding SAC3 family protein A-like isoform X1 produces the protein MMNQGGNTQTVALLDPNLVENRYIVDTSQSHTSYLPSTTGSGAVSWNAHGVDGGATENGVLLNSTFHHEQHTEPLVRDVQDGVNVTSAVSSSSLGTTAVSEHSGYTPFPNSSDPYSFGNTGYPGYYSSYQQQLNHSYSQPVGAYQNTGAPCQPISSFPNSGSYAGLTSYSGTYYHPGDYQKTGSYPSSSYESQMNSWNESNYANYNPHQYSNYSADASGAYNSGTAATPSLQYPQQYKQWTDYYDPTEVTCAPGTENMPVATTSNQVPTVPVVTAGYPTTNGLPPTTYPLPWQQDYSSSQMPPLQPTAPINGSHDSYWKHGAPIIQNHHISHLQPQFQKPMDSKTPYDNFQEQQKVACPQGPNSSCPTAQQTLQSLQSPPIQTPFLDNQRASKLQIPTNPRIASNLAIGLQKTNKDSTIAPTAAKPAYVCISMPKPNEKVLSHDTADSILKPGMFPKSLRGYVERALGRCKDDTEMAACQAVMKEIISKATTDGTLYTRDWDTEPLFPLPNEEMLHKDYVPSSGMQSSTSVSALPKYKRSPSRRTKSRWEPLPDENSVSKLASLCNDTVKFSGWTNSNEKDKKPLSGNMSKENGLNNIKFLLSEHKSANKSSQRPVKRQRLAADGFNGPDNGDASSDSDKEQSLRRYYSGAITLANSPEERMRRENRSRRFEKGQGNRAETNHIKPRNAGAGSLYVRRASALVISKNYEDSGSRAVEDIDWDALTVKGTCQEIEKRYLRLTSAPDPSTVRPEEVLEKALRMIQNSQKNYLYKCDQLKSIRQDLTVQRIRNHLTVRVYETHARLAIEYGDLPEYNQSQSQLKILYAEGIEGCHLEFSAYNLLCVILHSNNKRELLSGMSRLSNVAKEDEVVKHALSVRSAVTSGNYVLFFRLYKTAPNLNSCFMDLYADKMRFKALSCMSRSYRPTVPVSYIAQVLGFTSVTQTNEGCNEKDSDGVEECVEWLKAHGASVVADNNGDLQLDAKASSSSLFMPEPEDAVSHGDSNLAVNDFLTRASSLTS, from the exons ATGATGAATCAGGGAGGCAATACTCAGACCGTCGCTTTACTTGACCCTAATTTGGTGGag aaCCGATATATTGTTGATACTAGCCAATCACATACGTCATATCTTCCCTCAACAACTGGATCTGGAGCTGTTTCATGGAATGCACATGGTGTGGATGGTGGCGCCACAGAGAATGGAGTTCTTCTGAATTCCACTTTTCACCATGAGCAGCATACAGAACCACTTGTAAGGGATGTTCAAGATGGAGTAAATGTGACATCTGCAGTGAGTTCATCAAGTTTAGGAACAACTGCTGTATCTGAACACAGTGGCTATACTCCATTCCCAAATTCTAGTGATCCATACAGTTTTGGAAACACAGGATACCCTGGTTACTATAGCAGCTATCAGCAGCAACTTAACCATTCGTACTCTCAACCTGTTGGAGCATATCAAAACACAGGTGCTCCTTGTCAGCCTATTTCTTCGTTTCCAAATTCAGGGTCTTATGCTGGGCTTACAAGTTATTCAGGCACTTATTACCATCCTGGTGATTATCAGAAAACTGGAAGTTACCCAAGCAGCAGTTACGAGAGTCAGATGAACTCGTGGAATGAAAGCAATTACGCAAATTATAATCCACATCAGTACTCAAACTACTCTGCAGATGCAAGTGGCGCTTACAATTCTGGTACTGCAGCCACACCTTCACTGCAATATCCACAACAGTACAAGCAATGGACAGATTATTATGATCCTACAGAAGTTACTTGTGCTCCAGGGACAGAGAATATGCCTGTTGCTACTACATCTAACCAGGTGCCTACTGTTCCTGTTGTTACTGCTGGTTACCCAACCACAAATGGCCTGCCTCCCACAACTTACCCTTTGCCCTGGCAACAGGATTACAGTTCATCACAAATGCCTCCATTGCAG CCTACTGCACCAATCAATGGTTCTCATGATAGTTACTGGAAACATGGGGCTCCAATTATCCAAAATCACCATATCAGTCATTTGCAGCCGCAGTTCCAAAAGCCTATGGATTCCAAAACTCCTTATGATAATTTTCAGGAGCAACAGAAAGTTGCATGTCCTCAAGGACCCAATTCGTCATGTCCCACTGCGCAACAAACACTTCAAAGTCTTCAATCACCACCTATACAGACACCTTTTCTAGATAATCAAAGAGCAAGCAAATTGCAGATTCCTACAAATCCTAGAATTGCTTCAAATTTGGCCATTGGTTTACAGAAAACTAACAAGGATAGCACCATAGCCCCTACTGCGGCAAAACCTGCTTATGTCTGCATTTCAATGCCAAAGCCAAATGAAAAAGTTTTGTCTCATGATACTGCTGATTCAATACTCAAG CCTGGTATGTTCCCTAAGTCACTACGGGGTTATGTTGAAAGAGCCTTGGGTCGATGTAAAGATGATACAGAGATGGCAGCTTGTCAAGCTGTCATGAAGGAG aTAATTTCTAAGGCAACAACTGATGGTACACTATACACACGGGATTGGGATACCGAGCCTCTTTTCCCTTTACCCAATGAAGAAATGCTCCATAAAGA TTATGTGCCCTCCAGCGGTATGCAGAGTTCAACTTCTGTTTCTGCATTACCAAAGTATAAGAGGAGTCCAAGTAGACGAACCAAAAGTAGATGGGAACCTCTACCAGATGAAAATTCAGTTAGCAAGTTAGCTTCTCTCTGTAATGATACTGTAAAATTTAGTGGTTGGACTAATTCCAATGAAAAGGATAAAAAG CCTTTAAGTGGGAATATGAGCAAGGAGAATGgcttgaataatattaaatttcttttgtCAGAGCATAAATCAGCAAATAAAAGTTCCCAGAGGCCAGTTAAGAGGCAGCGTCTTGCTGCTGATGGTTTTAATGGTCCAGATAATGGTGATGCATCAAGTGATAGTGATAAGGAACAAAGTTTGAGAAGATATTATTCTGGTGCTATAACACTGGCTAATTCACCTGAGGAGAGAATGAGACGTGAAAATCGTTCCAGGCGTTTTGAAAAGGGCCAAGGAAATCGAGCAGAAACTAATCACATAAAGCCTAGAAATGCTGGTGCTGGAAGCTTGTATGTGCGGAGGGCTAGTGCCTTGGTGATTAGCAAAAACTATGAAGATAGTGGCAGCAGGGCTGTGGAAGACATTGATTGGGATGCTTTAACTGTTAAGGGGACCTGCCAGGAAATTGAGAAACGTTATCTGCGACTCACTTCTGCACCTGATCCTTCTACT GTAAGGCCAGAAGAAGTGTTGGAAAAAGCTCTTCGTATGATTCAGAATTCACAGAAGAACTACCTTTACAAATGTGATCAGTTGAAGTCTATTCGTCAAGATCTAACTGTACAACGGATACGCAATCATCTAACAGTTAGG GTTTATGAAACTCATGCTCGATTGGCAATAGAATATGGTGATTTGCCCGAGTATAATCAG TCCCAGTCTCAGTTGAAAATCCTTTATGCTGAAGGAATTGAGGGATGCCATTTGGAATTTTCTGCCTACAACTTACTTTGTGTTATCTTGCACTCTAACAACAAGAGGGAGCTTTTATCAGGGATGTCAAG ATTATCAAATGTGGCAAAGGAGGACGAAGTAGTTAAACATGCCCTTTCAGTTCGTTCAGCTGTTACTTCTGGAAATTATGTTTTGTTCTTCAGATTATACAAGACAGCACCTAACTTGAACTCTTGCTTTATGG ATCTTTATGCAGACAAGATGCGTTTTAAGGCTTTAAGCTGCATGTCTCGATCATATCGTCCTACAGTACCTGTATCATACATAGCCCAGGTCCTGGGCTTCACTAGTGTCACCCAGACAAATGAAGGATGTAATGAAAAAGACTCAGATGGAGTAGAGGAGTGTGTGGAGTGGCTGAAGGCACACGGTGCATCTGTTGTTGCAGATAATAATGGGGACTTGCAACTTGATGCAAAG GCTTCATCATCTTCCCTATTCATGCCAGAACCAGAAGATGCTGTGTCCCATGGAGATAGTAATCTTGCAGTTAATGATTTTCTAACAAGGGCATCCTCATTGACAAGTTGA